Proteins encoded within one genomic window of Vanrija pseudolonga chromosome 3, complete sequence:
- the SPAC10F6.14c gene encoding ABC1 family protein, which translates to MPVRPAQSPTTKSKHSIAILSPSFDHTTTMRPRAILRARELTSRQIHSEAPRHARNPPHAKPLPPRPPRSRVAKWGGRAVVLGTVGGGAYLADREYNASAVTRSLRTAYIGLISTLDYKLNFKPEKSDEIEALHTRVANRLRWVVDTNQGMYLKLGQAIGLQASMLPKPYRVAFAHVFDQAPSVPYEEVVGVFKHDLGIDPMDIFETFTHEAVASASVAQVHKATLKAVVGNPDRVVAVKVQKPAIAKQMDLDLFSYRTLMYLAQKAFDLPLYFVAKYVSEQMRYETSFNREALNARKCAEYLSQTPELRDDIMVPKVYGKEEGYPESDRILVMEWVDGCRLTDKKQIEAWGLKPRDVMDLAISLNAAMTFSWGFVHCDPHPGNILVRPHPTKRGKPQLIVLDHGLYITLRQQFREEYATLWRSLFVLDVPKVEEIGKRWGFGLDPNMFASAILLRPAEIKKGEKQERKPMDKYHQQLEVKKQLKVMLDNEKFIPRELILLGRCQRMMQANNQTLGSPSSRVNITAEWAARGWANSLTGSRTLRAVGLKTWLHDRWEMVLFRVTVWAIDALFRWTSFRNKYLSPRNKLGWEEELQKQMETMAREELGIEIDDSAFAG; encoded by the exons ATGCCGGTTCGGCCGGCACAGAGCCCCACAACAAAAAGCAAGCACTCAATCGCCATTCTCTCTCCGTCCTTTGACCATACCACTACCATGCGGCCACGGGCAATACTACGAGCTCGTGAGCTCACCTCTCGACAGATACACTCTGAAGCGCCGCGGCATGCGCGCAACCCGCCGCATGCCaagccgctgcccccgcgcccTCCACGGTCCCGGGTGGCCAAGTGGGGCGGGAGGGCAGTCGTGCTCGGgaccgtcggcggcggcgcataCCTCGCAGACAGGGAGTACAATGCTAGCGCGGTCACGAGGAGCTTGCGCACTGCGTATATCGG CCTCATCTCCACCCTCGACT ACAAACTCAACTTCAAGCCGGAGAAGTCGGACGAGATTGAGGCCCTGCACACCCGTGTCGCGAATAGGCTGCGCTGGGTGGTAGATACTAACCAGGGCATGTACCTCAAGCTCGGACAGGCGATTG GCCTTCAAGCGTCGATGCTGCCGAAGCCGTACCGCGTGGCGTTCGCGCACGTATTTGACCAGGCGCCATCAGTACCCTACGAGGAGGTGGTTGGG GTGTTCAAACACGACCTCGGGATCGACCCGATGGACATCTTCGAGACCTTCACCCATGAAGCTGTGGCATCGGCTTCGGTCGCTCAGGTGCACAAGGCGACGCTCAAGGCGGTGGTCGGCAACCCTGACCGCGTCGTGGCTGTCAAGGTGCAGAAGCCTGCCATCGCTAAGCAGATGGACCTGGACTTGTTCTCGTACCG GACGTTGATGTACCTCGCCCAGAAGGCGTTCGATCTTCCAT TGTACTTTGTCGCCAAGTACGTCTCCGAGCAGATGCGCTACGAGACGTCGTTCAaccgcgaggcgctcaacgCACGCAAGTGCGCCGAGTATCTCTCGCAGacgcccgagctgcgcgacgacatCATGGTGCCGAAGGTCTACGGCAAAGAGGAGGGATACCCCGAGAGCGACCGGATATTGGTCATGGAATGGGTCGACGGTTGTCG CCTGACGGACAAGAAGCAGATCGAGGCGTGGGGCCTCAAGCCGCGCGACGTGATGGACCTCGCGATCTCGCTCAACGCAGCCATGACCTTCTCGTGGGGCTTTGTGCACTGCGACCCGCACCCGGGCAACATCCTCGTGCGCCCGCACCCCACGAAGCGCGGCAAGCCGCAGCTCATCGTGCTCGACCACGGGCTGTACATCACGCTCCGGCAGCAGTTCCGCGAGGAGTACGCGACGCTCTGGCGCTCGCTGttcgtgctcgacgtgcccaaggtcgaggagatCGGCAAGCGCTGGGGCTTTGGCCTCGACCCCAACAT GTTCGCATCCGccatcctcctccgccccgccgagatcaagaagggcgagaagcAGGAGCGCAAGCCGATGGACAAGTACcaccagcagctcgaggtcaAGAAGCAGCTCAAGGTCATGCTGGACAATGAGAAGTTTATCCCCAGG GAACTCATCCTGCTCGGCCGCTGCCAGCGCATGATGCAGGCCAACAACCAGACGCTTGGGAGCCCGTCGTCCCGCGTGAACATTACCGCTGAG TGGGCCGCGCGTGGCTGGGCCAACAGCCTCACGGGCTCGCGTACCCTGCGGGCTGTTGGCCTCAAGACGTGGCTGCACGACCGGTGGGAAATGGTGCTCTTCCGCGTCACCGTGTGGGCTATTGACGCGCTCTTCCGGTGGACAAGCTTCCGTAACA AGTACCTCTCGCCGCGCAACAAGCTCggctgggaggaggagctgcagAAGCAGATGGAGACcatggcgcgcgaggagctcggcatcgagaTTGACGACAGCGCGTTCGCGGGCTGA
- the YPEL1 gene encoding yippee-like protein gives MQSQSQAQTTPASSSSTPPSPPSAEPTAITLLSRLCPTTTSALDLHHVPNDKAVFSCAKCSEVLALQDELVSKAFMGRSGRAYLMNSTINTRLGKREERKLMTGKHTVADLHCASCGQELGWMYIKAPNGEQRYKEGRYILEDAQIVKENNW, from the exons ATGCAGTCACAATCCCAGGCCCAGACGACACCagcgtcctcatcctcgacccCACCATCACCGCCATCAGCAGAACCCACCGCGATCACCCTCCTGTCCCGATTATGCCCGacaaccacctcggccctcgacctccatcACGTGCCAAATGACAAGGCGGTATTCTCGTGCGCAAAGTGCTCCGAGGTGCTC GCGCTACAGGACGAACTCGTCTCCAAGGCGTTCATGGGCCGCTCGGGGCGTGCGTA CCTTATGAACTCTACGATCAACAcgcgcctcggcaagcgAGAGGAGCGCAAGCTGAT GACTGGAAAGCACacggtcgccgacctgcacTGTGCGTCGTGCGGCCAGGAGCTGGGGTGGATGTACATCAAGGCGCCCAATGGCGAACAGCGCTACAAGGAGG GCCGCTACATTCTCGAGGATGCACAGATCGTCAAGGAGAACAACTGGTAG
- the emm12 gene encoding M protein, serotype 12, whose amino-acid sequence MSEKADAERKAKAERAKKLLAQRRKDKEKKAAAASGTATPASPAATAADGAADSTRPSLSLAEDVRAEVAEVVKDEPVTEPAPEPTPAPAAKDEPVSKAKSPEPEVARRESDSITNLQATVSLLITERSELQTKVTELQKRVTAAESDASLLAEARTVTSRLEEEKQALGDEKAALASKLSDAQAQVKKGEEVKAALDKSRKDVEAAKKATEDAVAAKQKLEADKADAASREGERVAELEKARDRAQEREGVLEAEVGRLKLSHTDSSKKLGVAEKELTELRASSSRTAEELKKLTASHETLRKEHDTLTGEHSTLKSSHTDLTSTHDKLKDEHGTSSKSLKTSEASLKKTSAELEKTKTSLSQTTKRAEAAEKKRDALHNDNGELVKQLEEVRGRVVQVMEEKAELTASVDSWESKHKSLDKQRGELDTELKAAKVEADKVSGLNERIAALVAEVAALTTKNKDAAAAHDQLDEEHNLVTSDLAAARSKAAEQEKRLAELQKSLDAAEATSRILRDDGKTASETIKKHEESLAGLKADLEKATAAAKEQDKVLASVRKELEASQAAASKHEAAVARTKKELDAAQSTVKEHEGKIKSLTSDLEAAKKTAGEHEATAKSLKKDLEASTKEVKDKDTKLAAVTKDLEAFKATAKEHEANLASLTKDRDAAHKTIKEHEGKIASLGKDLDAAKKSSSDHEAKATGLVKDLDASKKVVGEHETKIASVSKDLEASRKTVKEHEGKIKTLGSDLEAAKKISSEHEAKAAALTTDLEAARKTSDEHDTKAKGLAKDLDAARKASDEHEAKAKSLAKDLEAAKKVSSEHESKGKTLSKDLDASKKLVGEHETKIKSLTKDLEASKRTSTEHESNAKKLGDELEASRKTVTEHEGTVKKLKADLEASKKAIKDHESKAKSLTKDLESSRATVKDHEGSIATLTTDLEASQKLASEHEASVQSLKTDLDIAHATAAEHKENADKSGNASSELASSLAGMKKDLEDSRKTSKTHEANAAKLKKELDESKKTTKERDTTVASLRSDVEDLRKTTIENQDTISTLKSDLDDKETASKAYEKSIASLKSDLEKSQSKAKEHEASASSLKADLDESTTKAKAADEQVSSLRSEIENLRLSGIESQDSAQTLQADLEDSRREAKKAKADAEAARKKHEAAVAKAKTDAEAARKAHEAALSKAKADHEAAVEKHKSEVETTRAVASAHEGAAAEHSATIATLRSDLAAARAKAAESATNGGAASDALATAQSQHALEISDLQAQVRKLETSSHAASSRAHELARQLTDLQATHAELQAEYEAAASAPRSRPSSGIFFASENSEPAVRAPRGVDANLPAALRHKRAVSLNALKARMEPRTQLARKASNLSALSEDGDDGGSGAATPNGDGASTPKRHWHQPRQFGDEIMYCCAACKGDLITL is encoded by the exons aTGTCCGAAAAGGCAgatgccgagcgcaaggccaaggccgaaCGCGCAAAGAAGCTG ctcgcccaaaggcgcaaggacaaggaaaagaaggctgccgctgcAAGTGGAACCGCGACACCCGcgagccccgccgccactgctgccGACGGTGCTGCCGActcgacgcgcccgagcttgagcttggccgaAGATGTCCGtgccgaggtggcggaggtggtcAAGGACGAGCCGGTCACCGAGCCAGCACCCGAACCAACACCGGCACCagcggccaaggacgagcccgtgtccaaggccaagtcgCCCGAGCCTGAggtggcgcgccgcgagTCGGACAGCATCACCAACCTCCAAGCGACGGTCTCGCTGCTCATCACCGAGCGCTCAGAGCTGCAGACCAAGGTCACCGAGCTGCAGAAGCGCGTCACagccgccgagtcggacgcgtcgctgctcgccgaggcgcgcaccGTCACCTCCCgcctggaggaggagaagcaggcgctgggcgacgagaaggccgcgcTGGCGTCCAAGCTCTCGGACGCGCAGGCACAAGTCAAGAAGGGGGAAGAGGTCAAGGCTGCGCTGGACAAGTCGcgcaaggacgtcgaggcagCCAAGaaggcgaccgaggacgCGGTCGCTGCCAAGcagaagctcgaggccgacaaggccgacgccgcgtcgagggaaggcgagcgcgttgctgagctcgagaaggcgcGCGACCGGGCCCAGGAGCGCGAGGgggtgctcgaggccgaggtcgggcGATTGAAACTC AGCCACACCGACTCGTCGAAGAAGCTGGGCGTGGCTGAGAAGGAGCTCACCGAGCTGCGGGCATCGTCGAGCAGGACGGCGGAGGAGCTGAAGAAGTTGACGGCTTCGCACGAGACATTGAGAAAGGAGCACGACACGTTGACGGGCGAGCACTCGACGCTCAAGTCATCGCACACCGACCTGACGTCGACAcacgacaagctcaaggacgagcacggcacGTCGTCCAAGTCGCTCAAGACGTCCGAGGCGTCGCTCAAGAAGACGTCGGCCGAGCTTGAGAAGACCAAGACGTCGCTGTCGCAAACGaccaagcgcgccgaggcggccgagaagaagcgtGACGCGTTGCACAACGACAatggcgagctcgtcaagcagctcgaggaggtcagagggcgcgtcgtccaggtcatggaggagaaggccgagctcaCGGCGAGCGTGGACAGCTGGGAGTCGAAGCACAAGTCGCTGGAcaagcagcgcggcgagctggacaCCGAGTTGAAGGCGGCaaag GTCGAGGCGGACAAGGTGTCGGGCCTGAACGAGCGGatcgcggcgctggtggccgaggtcgccgcgtTGACCACGAAGAACAAGGACGCTGCAGCCGCGCACGACCAGCTGGACGAAGAGCACAACTTGGTCACGAGCGATCTGGCGGCTGCGCGTtccaaggctgccgagcaGGAGAagcgccttgccgagctGCAAAAGTcgcttgacgccgccgaggctaCTTCCCGGATactccgcgacgacggcaagacggCGTCCGAGACCATCAAGAAGCACGAGGAGTCACTTGCgggcctcaaggccgaccttGAGAAGGCTACCGCTGCGGCCAAGGAGCAGGACAAGGTGCTTGCCAGTGtgcgcaaggagctcgaggcgtcCCAGGCTGCTGCGAGCAAGCACGAAGCTGCCGTTGCCAGGACCAAGAAGGAGCTGGACGCGGCCCAGTCGACGGTCAAGGAACACGAGGGCAAGATCAAGAGCCTGACCTCCGACCTtgaggccgccaagaagactgccggcgagcacgaggcaaccgccaagtcgctcaagaaggacctcgaggcgtCTACGaaggaggtcaaggacaaggacacgAAGCTGGCTGCTGTCACCAAGGATCTGGAGGCCTTCAAGGCTACGGCCAAGGAGCACGAGGCAAACCTTGCGTCATTGACCAAGGACCGCGACGCGGCTCACAAGACGATCAAGGAGCACGAGGGCAAGATCGCCAGCCTGGGCAAGGACCTCGATGCCGCGAAgaagtcgtcgtccgacCACGAGGCGAAGGCTACAGGCTTGGTTAAGGATCTCGACGCTTCGAAGAAGGTCGTTGGCGAGCATGAGACGAAGATCGCGTCCGTGTCGAAGGATCTCGAGGCGTCCCGCAAGACTGTCAAGGAGCACGAGGGCAAGATCAAGACCCTGGGCTCTGATCTCGAGGCGGCGAAGAAGATATCATCGGAGCACGAGGCCAAGGCAGCGGCGTTGACGACCGACCTCGAAGCGGCGCGCAAGACTTCCGACGAGCACGATACCAAGGCAAAGGGTCTTGCCAAGGACCTTGATGCCGCGCGCAAGGCAtccgacgagcacgaggccaaggccaagtcgcTGGCCAAGGACCTCGAAGCGGCCAAGAAGGTGTCGTCGGAGCACGAGTCCAAGGGCAAGACATTGTCcaaggacctcgacgcgtcgaagAAGCTGGTCGGCGAACATGAGACCAAGATCAAGTCTCTGACGAAGGATCTCGAGGCGTCCAAGAGGACGTCGACCGAGCACGAGTCCAATGCCAAGAAGCTCGGCGATGAACTGGAGGCTTCGCGCAAGACTGTCACGGAGCACGAGGGCACTGTGAAGAAGCTCAAGGCGGACCTTGAGGCATCGAAGAAGGCGATCAAGGACCACGAgtccaaggccaagtcgCTCACGAAGGACCTTGAGTCCTCGCGCGCTACGGTCAAGGACCACGAGGGTAGCATCGCCACGCTCACGACCGACCTTGAGGCCTCCCAGAAGcttgcgagcgagcacgaggcaAGCGTCCAGTCGCTCAAGACGGACCTCGATATCGCGCACGCCACGGCTGCGGAGCACAAGGAGAACGCCGACAAGTCGGGCAACGCTTCGTCCGAGCTcgcgtcgtccttggccggCATGAAGAAGGACCTCGAGGACTCGCGCAAGACGTCCAAGACTCACGAGGCGAATGCTGCAAAGCTAAAGAAGGAGCTCGATGAGTCCAAGAAGACGACCAAGGAGCGGGATACGACCGTCGCGTCGCTCCgcagcgacgtcgaggacctgcGCAAGACGACAATAGAGAACCAGGACACCATTTCGACGCTCAAGTCTGATCTGGACGACAAGGAGACGGCATCCAAGGCGTACGAGAAGAGCATTGCGTCGCTCAAGTCGGACCTCGAAAAGTCGCAgagcaaggccaaggagcacgaggcaagcgcgtcgtcgctcaagGCGGACCTGGACGAATCGACtaccaaggccaaggcggccgacgagcaggttTCGTCTCTGCGCAGTGAGATTGAGAACCTCCGTCTCAGCGGCATCGAGTCGCAGGACTCGGCGCAAACCCTTCAGGCTGACTTGGAAGActcgcgccgcgaggcgaAGAAAGCCAAGGCGGACGCTGAGGCAGCGCGCAAGAAGCACGAGGCGGCAgtggccaaggccaagacggatgccgaggcggcccgCAAGGCGCACGAGGCGGCCCTGtcgaaggccaaggcggatCACGAGGCCGCGGTGGAGAAACACAAGTCCGAGGTTGAAACGACCCGCGCAGTGGCCTCGGCGCAtgagggggcggcggccgagcacAGCGCGACCATCGCGACCCTCCGCTCCGAcctggccgcggcgcgcgccaaggccgccgagtccGCTACCAACGGCGGTGCAGCGtcggacgcgctcgccaccgcaCAGTCGCAACATGCGCTCGAGATCTCGGACCTGCAAGCGCAGgtgcgcaagctcgagacGTCGAGccacgcggcgtcgtcgcgcgcgcacgagctcgcaCGCCAGCTCACCGACCTGCAAGCGACCCATGCCGAGCTGCAGGCCGAgtacgaggcggcggcgtcggccccccgctcgcggccgtccaGCGGCATCTTCTTTGCGTCCGAGAACAGCGAGCCTGCCGtgcgcgcaccgcgcggcgtcgacgccaaccTCCCCGCCGCGTTACGGCACAAGCGTGCCGTGTCGCTcaacgcgctcaaggcgcgcaTGGAGCCCCGGACGCAGCTAGCGCGCAAGGCGAGCAACTTGTCCGCGCtcagcgaggacggcgacgacggcggcagtggcgccgcgacgcccaaCGGCGACGGAGCGAGCACGCCAAAACGGCACTGGCACCAGCCGCGCCAGTTTGGCGACGAGATCATGTactgctgcgccgcgtgcaAGGGCGATCTCATCACGTTGTAG
- the yqjZ gene encoding putative protein YqjZ, protein MAFAKHLTPPYYAVIFTSTRRQDDTTDAYANTADRMGQLASSQEGFLGVESVRGADGLGITVSYWRSLEDIAAWKAVSEHLRAQERGRKEWYDHYEVRIARVERAYDIRREGKL, encoded by the coding sequence ATGGCCTTCGCAAAACACCTCACCCCGCCATACTACGCCGTAATCTTCACCTCCACCCGGCGGCAGGACGACACGACGGACGCGTACGCCAACACCGCAGATCGCATGGGGCAGCTCGCGTCGAGCCAGGAAGGCTTTCTGGGGGTTGAGagcgtgcgcggcgccgacgggctggGGATCACCGTGTCGTACTGGCGCAGCCTGGAGGACATTGCGGCCTGGAAGGCCGTCAGCGAGCACCTTCGCGCACAGGAGCGCGGGCGGAAGGAATGGTACGACCACTACGAGGTGCGcatcgcgcgcgtcgagcgcgcgtaTGATATTCGAAGGGAGGGCAAGTTGTAA
- the SPAC4D7.02c_0 gene encoding Phosphatidylglycerol phospholipase C translates to MSSTTAPNNGSAELRPPLPSLPSLERTPVLEADGVAASPAFEALVSPALSPVDKELSLNPVAPARAWRMPECWGHRGASASFPENTIMSFTEACKAGADGIETDVHITSDNVLVMFHDPNLDRTTDGKGKLHDQPWAGVLEHVRTLEQPAQPIPRFAQVIELLMKPENQHVKLNIDCKVENDPVKLFGLIKGELEQYEEWQTKLAPRLVLGLWHPKFIEPAADILPDLKRFCISMSIPQVRKYFYDKCHGFSVWYHPLASADGAAFRDECRKAGKEICTWTVNGREEMINCARWGIYSIISDKPELWREVKADLLADREKVLKPTISSYILPYLDSRNYSWHYLKEGEKERDYLEKEAGSFDTVAVPESLRL, encoded by the exons ATGTCGTCGACTACCGCTCCCAACAACGGCTCGGCCGAGCTCCGCCCACCCCTCCCGTCGCTCCCGTCCCTCGAGCGCACCCCCGTCCTCGAGGctgacggcgtcgcggcctcgCCTGCTTTCGAGGccctcgtctcgcccgccctCTCCCCCGTCGACAAGGAGCTCTCGCTCAaccccgtcgcgccggcgcgggcatGGCGCATGCCCGAGTGCTGGGGACACCGTGGT GCCTCGGCGTCTTTCC CCGAGAACACGATCATGTCGTTCACCGAGGCCTgcaaggccggcgccgacggcatcgagACGG ACGTCCACATCACGTCCGACAACGTCCTCGTCATGTTCCACGACCCCAACCTTGACCGCACCACTGACGGTAAGGGCAAGCTGCACGACCAGCCGTgggccggcgtgctcga GCACGTGCGCACCCTGGAGCAGCCGGCGCAGCCCATCCCCCGCTTCGCCCAGGTCATCGAGCTGCTCATGAAGCCCGAGAACCAGCATGTCAAGCTCAAC ATCGACTGCAAGGTCGAAAACGACCCGGTCAAGCTGTTTGGGCTCATCAAGGGTGAACTGGAGCAGTACGAAGAGTGGCAGACCAAGCTGGccccgcgcctcgtcctcggcctgtgGCACCCCAAGTTTATCGAGCCGGCGGCCGACATCCTGCCCGACCTCAAGCGCTTCTGCATCTCCATGTCGATTCCCCAGGTGCGCAAGTACTTTTACGACAAGTGCCACGGCTTCAGCGTGTGGTACCAcccgctcgcgtcggccgacggcgccgcgttCCGCGACGAGTGCCGCAAGGCTGGCAAGGAGATCTGCACGTGGACCGTCAACGGCCGCGAGGAGATGATCAACTGCGCACGCTGGGGCATCTACTCGATCATCAGCGACAAGCCCGAGCTCTggcgcgaggtcaaggccgacctgctcgccgaccGTGAGAAGGTCCTCAAGCCCACCATCTCGTCCTACATCCTGCCGTACCTCGACTCGCGCAACTACTCGTGGCACTacctcaaggagggcgagaaggagcgcgactacctcgagaaggaggctgGCAGCTTTGACACCGTCGCTGTGCCCGAATCTCTGCGTCTGTGA